GTTACCTGGGACACCCCTAGAACATACAACATAcatgcattcagaccccttccctttttacacattttgttacagtacagccttactctaaaatggattacatttttttttaaatgatcaatCTTcagacaatacctcataatgacatcacaataccccataaaagtGAGAAAAAAGTTTAGAAATGCTTGCATACCAGTGGTTGTATCTCTGTAGGACATgtcagtaggttgtatctctgtaggacatgtcagtaggttacagtagattgtaactctgtaggtcatgccagtaggttatagtaagttgtaactctctaggtcatgccagtaggttacagtaggttgtatctctgtaggacatgtcagtaggttacaatAGGTTGTAACTctgtaggtcatgccagtaggttacagtaggttgtatctctgtaGAACATgtcagtaggttgtatctctgtaggacatgtcagtaggttacagtaggttgtatctctctaggtcatgccagcaggttacagtaggttgtaactctgtaggtcatgccagtaggttacagtaggttgtatctctttaggtcatgccagtaggttacagtaggttgtatctctctaggtcatgccagtacgctacagtaggttttatctctttaggtcatgccagtaggctacagtaggttgtatctctctaggtcatgccagtacgctacagtaggttttatctctttaggtcatgccagtacgctacagtaggttttatctctttaggtcatgccagtaggctacagtaggttgtatctctctaggttaggggtcgggaacctttttgactaagagagccatgaaagcaaaaaaaattgaaatttatttcagtgagagccatataatatattttaaaagtgaattcaactaaatgtcagtataataagcctctgaatttATTCTTAAATAATGTTGTTATAATATTCACCATTAATGCGACTTCTGGTGCTGCATGGATTTGCTGATGTCTTTGTAGTCTGGTTGGTACTTGGTGAGGTTAAGCTTCATGCAAGCGTTGAGGCTTTCATCCGTTAAACGTGATCGTAGGTTGGACTTGATGTTTTAAAGATGTGAGAATGACTGCTCACATGCATACGTAGATCCAAACATGGTCAATACAGCAATACTCACACGCTGCAGTGTGTGGTATGTGACAGGAAGCGCGTTCCAAGTTTTGAGAATCAGCTGGTCTTCGGGTTGAAGTTTTTTCATTTCTGTCCACATGTGCTTGCTCGCCAACTCCGCTTTCTGTCGTGTGATTCTTTCCAAATCTTCATTCAGTGACTTGAACTTATTCACCCACATGTCTGAGGCCTTCAGGTCAGCCACTTCTGCTTCAAAATCTCTGACGGAGACACCAGGAATGTAACTCAGGTCGGCTGTGTTCAGTGAACACTCGTTTGGAAGGGTGATGAACTTAAAAAGATGAGTGTGCTCACGAAATTCTCCAAAGCGTGCTTTGAAGGACTGTAGGAGACTGGATGTGCAGCGAGCTAGCTGGTGGAGATCAACGTTTTGGAATAGGCTCACTTGCTGTGCATGCATCTTTAAATTGGCTCAGTTTTTCAAAATGTAGTAATCGACCTGTTTCAAGATCCATGATGAAAAGTTCTAGCTTGTTTTCAAAAGCAAACACAGCTTGTTGAAGGGATAACACTgtatttccaatgccttgcatttTCACGTTGAGCTGGTTCAGATGTTCAGTCATATCTACGAGATAGCAAAACTTGAGGAGCCACTCAGTTTCGGCTAGCTCAGGATGCTCGATCCCTTTCATTTCAAGGAAAGTCCGGATTTCTTTCAGGCAAGCCGCAAAACGGCTAAGCACCTTCCCTCTTGACAACCAACGCACATTGCTGTGCAAATGCAGACCAGGATAGTTATTTCCAACTTCATGCAGCAGTGTTTTAAACTGGCGATCATTTAAGGCTCGAGCAACAATAAAGTTGATCACACGAATGACCAGCGACATCACTTCCCCAAACTGCCTGTCACACATCGGAGCACAAAGTGCCTCCTGGTGTAGAATGCAATGGAAACTTAGGATGGGTCTATTTTCATGTTCACGGAGAAGCGCCACAAATCCTTTTTTATTCCCCACCATACACGGAGCACCATCAGTACACACTGAGAGAAGTGTGTACTTTTTTCTTGAGCAAACTCCATGAAAGACTTAGATAAATCCTCACCTCTTGTGGACCCTTTTAATGGCAGAACTGCAAGACTTTCTTCGCGCAGTGTGTCACCAACAGCATATCTTGCAATCACGCTGAACTGCGACAAATGGctcacgtctgttgactcatccaaagCCAGGGAAAAGAATGGCGCTGCATTTATGTCCTTCACTTGCGTTTCCTCCACTTTGTTTGCCATCACGATGGTACAATCATGAACAGTTCTTGCCGACAGAGGCATGTCTTGTATCCGTTTAATTATCTTGTCTTTGTTCGGAAGATCATCAAAAAGTTCATTGGCTACATCCAGCATGAACGTTTTAGCATACTCGCCATCTGTGAATGGTTTTCCGTTCCTCACTATTGCTAAAGATCCAGCAAAGCTAGCGGAATTATAGTCACCTCGCCTGGTCCATACGCGGAGTTGCTGCTGGCTAGCTTGCACCCTGCTCAGTAGCTCTTGGCACGCTTTCTTTCTGCTGTCTCCCGCAGGGTATTTTGATGCAAAGGTAGCATGGCGCGTGTCGAAGTGCCGCtttacattcgaccgtttcatcgatgtaattttgtcattgcaaattagacacaccgcagaacctgctctctccacaaaggcgaattcttcggtccattcATCCTGAAAATGtacgatactcgtcatctttttttcttttcgccatcttcttcgttgaagggttagctttgagctaatgaccgagcagactgattcaaaaggaggcgttgacctgttttacctagcaacggccaacgtaggccagtatcatttaattaaaataatggacaattgctcctgcagccctgaacaggacatgagcagtgaaaaatcgatggatggattaaaacaagtgagaatattttgttttatctgcgagccagatgcaatcatcaaaagagccacaggttcccgacccctgctctaggtcatgccagtaggctacagtaggttgtatctctctaggtcatgccagtaggctacagtaggttgtatctctctaggtcatgccagtaggctacagtaggttgtatccaagtggaaACAATGATCAACCCAATGTGGAAAGTGTcaaatttggtcaacaacaaaattaatggcttatttgctacgtgaggtttactTGATCCAACAGAAGTTTCGGAATGATTAAGTTATGTGGACACGTGACATAccgacaactttgataaaaacactatagttgtctccagatcgctatgcatattcatgctagtagcttagcatctctctccattgaatacaggcggtgcatattcatgctaatagcttagcatctctctccattgaatacaggcggttgacgtcaacaaccctcatagaatataaacaatagattacaaaaataagatgtatccaccaatccaaagaaagagTAGACGGGAGCTAGACATCCCACAGTTCCGCTTTGTGGACAACAACTCcccttgttagggcggagagacatcttgtcagtatatccataatctttggtatagccaacccaactctcacATGGCACTATTGGGGGGCACGGTGTGCAGTAAAACATCACTACATGCCGTGCACCCCAGTCTGCTGTCAgcagatagacccttctcaaaCATATATGTTAAACAAGAGGTAGCTTGCTCTCTACGTCGTCTGATTCTAAACATATCAGGCATCATCCTAGGGCCCTCCGTTGACGAGCCAACTCCGAATATCCAAAGTTAAAAACAAATTTAAGGCGGTACatactggtgttaatcagatctccttcctccaatgtgacagtaatctctccttccttcttcactccaaaaacggcatcctcctcttcctcttctttcactgtaacacccTCATCCTCTACTTCTTGTTAAACTgtgacatcctcctcctctttcacaacAATGTTCAGCCACAGAACTTCTTTCTCCGTACAGCAGACTTCCTCTTCTTTAACAGGAGGAGAGTAGTTTAGGGAGCTCATGGTCgaggatgttagctagctagctagctatcattagcaactaggctagtgctaacttaaccagccagctactatagctgactaatacaaaataacgcaatattaaattaaataggttaacaagtagatacaACAGACGTGTGTCTAAAACACAGTAGCTAATATAGACCGAAAtcgtataaatagcttgaatcattcggctatgttggctagcaagctaccgaggtggttgacgagctgtttatgaagaaccgtccactagaatatacgtcacgctggcagcatcgcctgaaagacgcacatcgccgtctgctgactggagtggaaaACCCAGTTGAGGAAATATCTTATTTTTAGACAAAGTtcattttaaatgtacttaaatgcggtctgcccaacacatcaccgggggcaaactacctgccctccaggacatctacaggaCCCGATGTCACCGGAagcccaaaaagatcatcaaggacaacaaccacccgagccgctgcctgttcaccccgttatcatccagaaggcgaggtcagtacaggtgcatcaaagctggaaccgagagacagaaaaacagcttctatcgcaaggccatcagactgttaaatactgttaaatagccatcactagcacattagaggctgctgcctatatacatagacttggaattactagtcactttaataatgttgacatattttgcattactcatctgatatgtatatactgtattctatcctactgtatcttagtctatgtattactcatctcacatgtatatactgtattctattcattaacaaatactaaaagggaccaagagtctgttgattggtcagtaattgggttcatttgttgaaatcaaatcaagctttatttatacagcacgtttcagacatggatgcaacacaatggcttcacaggaaaaaaacaaatattttttaaaaatatttagtacacaacaaacagaagactaacaactgaaagactaatgagcaccctaaggaaatgccattgattaaaattaATTGGATGCAATATCCATCCCAAAAttcaagctttttttttttttaggcggGGCTCTGAAAGTCACTATGTGGGTGTCCACTGAaaattgactagtaacaacaactgggacctaaaagacacccaccatgagacccactaaatctgcccaagaagaggcaaacaagagaaaaactaacaccaaacttaaagacaggaagcaaaccaaaaaggtagagcaactaaaggtgttgactctccacatctatcaagacaactggagcactgggccagacactcttaaatagaacctggaccagctcaggtgaaacaccttctcactaatgagatggacaagccagcacaggtgtaacacatactgactaacgaggtgacaccaatcagtgcatcCTACTCACTAAAgaacaacctcaaaacataacTGGAAAAACCAAAGACTAACACCTTAAGAGAatgctcaccaccaacagaaaacaacttccatttcacattataatcaactacaatgcttcaccttctacaatataaacatggtgtctgtctaacaacaattaaaaacaacatttatttttcCCACAAAGAAACCGAAacctcactagcttctagaactctcgtccccttgaaacgagcccaaacaaaattcatctccaatacggaaaaacgtgcattcaaaataaattgtgatccatggcaacgcactggctaaactcaaaacattttgactgcccacccttaagacaatcagcaaccaagttgtccttaccacagacatgtctgatttcaagaggaaactcctgcaatatccatagtaactttccacctcactgcagAGCTTCTCTACATATCAGGGTTCactaggcatgttgttggatcggggcccaatccccaatgtcatgctctagtacatttggctTGGCACATGTGAGAATTAACCTTAAAATTCTAAAAGCAGggtaacaatgtcaatataattttACCCCAAAAATTGTCAGTTGCTTGCATGAATAAATATCACtactaaatgttacatgaaatgtaaatatgaaatatttgattgcatagttgctaggtgggatagcccaatgtcaaaacacagttttaacatgtacaaatcaataaccaatatgcagaaacagtttgggataaattgaaaacctaacatgtggtatatacacaaacatctgccacaataattgtattttttaaaacaagctccttatcaactgcacaagcaccagaaacgctgttgttttgacaagtagcaataaatcactgatatcgattagggtgGAAATTAGGTTGTAcatgctgttgaaactaacacaactaaacaaaacacatggaaatgagAGATATCTTtaacctcactggttagaggacaacctgcagaagacagtcagctacatgttggagtgatgcatttaaaatgtaggggtcgctaaacaaaggaacgctACACTTATTTGTCACCACTCATCGATATCATGCTAAAATCAATTGTGCgacaggagggagatgaggttgcacttgtagaaaacagctcgctacattttgaagtgttgcagtttgattcaagtgggtcaccaacatgGTAAGTGTAACACAACTCTTTTTTTGTTTGCCACCTTTTGCTTAATCACATAAATAATACTCCCAAAtcagagcctggatttccccctgaggctaatatccatatcatgctgaaatcaatagaacaggggacaaacgtttaggcttctacattgtgacaccattaaaatactcctactacaatgttaaaacattgtgacattaattcattgatgtcatgaaacaactccttcatgtatgtattttctgatgtttgatcagataacttttatcagagtatctcttcccacattgaacacagctataaggtttctctcctgtgtgtctccgctggtgtatagtcagatagctagatgtagtaaaactcttcccacattgatcacagctaaaagatttctctcctgtgtgtagttTATGGTGGGATTTCAGTGagcttgactgagtaaaactcttcccacattgatcacagctataagatttctgtcctgtgtgtgttgtctggtgCATCTTCAAAGTATGTGAAGTTGAAAAGCTTTTTCCACAATCTGAACAGTCGTgaagtttctctcctgtgtgtctccgctggtgtatagtcagatggctagatgtaatataacttttcccacactgatcacagctataaggtttctctcctgtgtgttttctctggtgtactgtcagatTGCTAGAATTAataaatctcttcccacattgatcacagataaaaggtttctctcctgtgtgtagttTACGGTGTGATTTCAGGGAGCTTGACTGAgtaaatctcttcccacattgagcacagctatacgatttctctcctgtgtgtgttttctggtgcATCTTCAAAATGTGTGAAGTTGAGAATCTTTTTCCACAATCTGAACAGTggaatggtttctctcctgtgtgtactcgctggtgtctagtcagatggctagatgtaataaaactcttcccacactgatcacagctataaggtttctctcctgtgtgtgttctctggtgtacagtcagatctCTAGATGTAATAAAACTTTTCACACATTGATTACAACTAAAATATTTCTttcctgtgtgttttctctggtgtactgtcagatTGCTAGACTTAataaatctcttcccacattgatcacagctaaaaggtttctctcctgtgtgtagttTTAGGTGGGATTTCAGGGCgcttgactgagtaaaactcttcccacattgatcacagctataaggtttctctcctgtgtgtactcgcTGGTGTATTTTAAGGTATGATGAATATTTGCAAcgtttcccacagtcagagcagcaatgagatttcttccctgtgggtctctgctggtgtttcttgaggtgttctgatccggagagactcttctctgcctcgtcagcatcatgatgttgttgaggctccccagaggatccacgatagtcacatctctctcctgtgtgaaccaCAATGACAGATGGTtaaaaggcccacaacagcagaaatacaCTGTTTATTTGAGGTAAAAGGTGATACCCATGAAGTTGTACAACAAATGACGTCTGTTAAATTATATGACAATTGTCtggttttcacattagtagtaacatcgatgattgtagGCTAAGAAATAAGTTATTCAAGTTGTTGAATTCCTAAGCActgtgccagacgacttttggtctccaatataggcccctttctgtgtttgtaCAATTGCGGCAGGAGGGCGATGCACACAATTTGGTTGCAGAATCACcaccctgctaatgaggaaaccgctagttatggatgtagtatatctggtaatgaggaaaccactagttatggatgtagtatatctgctaacgaggaaaccactagttatggatgtagtatatctggtaatgaggaaaccactagttttggatgtagtgtatctggtaatgaggaaaccactagttatggatgtagtatatctgctaatgaggaaaccactagttatggatgtagtatatctgctaatgagcaaaccactagttatggatatagtatatctggtaatgaggaaaccactagttatggatgtagtatatctggtaatgaggaaaccactagttatggatgtagtatatctgataacgaggaaaccactagttatggatgtagtatatctggtaatgaggaaaccactagttatggatgtagtatatctgctaatgaggaaaccactagttatggatgtagtatatctggtaatgaggaaaccactagttatggatgtagtgtatctggtaatgaggaaaccactagttatggatgtagtatatctgctaatgaggaaaccactagttatggatgtagtatatctgctaatgaggaaaccactagttatagatgtagtatatctgctaatgaggaaaccactagttatggatgtagtatatctactaatgaggaaaccactagttatagatgtagtatatctggtcatgaggaaaccactagttatggatgtagtatatctggtaatgaggaaaccgctagttatggatgtagtatatctgctaatgaggaaaccactagttatggatgtagtatatctgctaatgagggaaccactagttatggatgtagtatatcttatTGGAGCAAAAATGGTCATTTAAGATTTTAGTTTT
The DNA window shown above is from Salvelinus fontinalis isolate EN_2023a chromosome 40, ASM2944872v1, whole genome shotgun sequence and carries:
- the LOC129838991 gene encoding zinc finger protein OZF-like, with amino-acid sequence MSSLSYSPPAKEEVVCWTEKEAFVKEEDEEEAVTIQKQVEGEAVTVKEEKDVTVKEEEDAFRVKEEDVTVKEEGDAVSGVKEEEGEMTVTLEEEKEEDAVSGVKEEEGEMTVTLEEEEEVGDLFNTRERCDYRGSSGEPQQHHDADEAEKSLSGSEHLKKHQQRPTGKKSHCCSDCGKRCKYSSYLKIHQRVHTGEKPYSCDQCGKSFTQSSALKSHLKLHTGEKPFSCDQCGKRFIKSSNLTVHQRKHTGKKYFSCNQCVKSFITSRDLTVHQRTHTGEKPYSCDQCGKSFITSSHLTRHQRVHTGEKPFHCSDCGKRFSTSHILKMHQKTHTGEKSYSCAQCGKRFTQSSSLKSHRKLHTGEKPFICDQCGKRFINSSNLTVHQRKHTGEKPYSCDQCGKSYITSSHLTIHQRRHTGEKLHDCSDCGKSFSTSHTLKMHQTTHTGQKSYSCDQCGKSFTQSSSLKSHHKLHTGEKSFSCDQCGKSFTTSSYLTIHQRRHTGEKPYSCVQCGKRYSDKSYLIKHQKIHT